The nucleotide window ATATCCCTATAAAAGCAAAACAAAACGGTGCAACTATTATTGAAGTTAATCCCGAACGTACTGCATTCACCGAACAAATAACGGATATTTTTCTTCAAGGAAAAGCCGGAGAGGTAATGACCAAATTAAGTGAATTGATTTTTACTGAAAATGAGAAACTGTAAATATTAGATTCTGCCGTTATTTAAGAGGAAAATGTAATTTAAATTTACCCTTGTATTTTTAAAGTTTAAATTGTATATTTGCATTGTATTTTTAAAGTCTCTAAAAATGGAACGCAAAATAACTTCAAAATTATTAGAATGGAAAACCGGAGACAACAGAAAACCATTAATTTTAAGAGGTGCAAGACAGGTTGGAAAATCTTATTCTATAATTGATTTCGGGGAAAATCACTTTCAGGGTTCTGTACATGAAATAAATCTCGAAAAACACCCGGATTGGCATAGTGTTTTTGATACAAATTTAGATGCAAAGAGAATTATTTCTGACTTTGAAATTCTGCTTAATATAAGAATAGACATTGGAAATGATTTACTTTTCTTTGATGAAATTCAAAGCTGTCCAAAAGCAATAGCATCATTAAGATATTTCTACGAACAAATACCTGAATTACATGTAATTTCAGCAGGTTCATTATTAGAATTTGCACTTGAAGATATTCCGTTCCCTGTGGGCAGAGTGCAGTTGCTTAATATGTACCCTATGAGTTTTGTTGAATATTTGGAAGCAAACGGCAAATATAAGGCAGCCGAACTAATTACAGCACCGCCTGTAAAATTTTCAGAAAGCATACATAATATGTTGAATAATGAACTTCGCAGATACTTTTTTGTAGGGGGAATGCCCGAATGTGTTAAGACCTATTCAATTACAAAAAACATGAAAAATATTTTTGATATACAGGCTGATTTAGTGCATGCATATCGACAGGATTTCTCAAAATATGCACCGTATTCTGATAAAAGATGTTTAAATTCTGTATTAACATCTTGCTCTAAAAAAGTAGGACAACAAA belongs to Bacteroidales bacterium and includes:
- a CDS encoding AAA family ATPase — encoded protein: MERKITSKLLEWKTGDNRKPLILRGARQVGKSYSIIDFGENHFQGSVHEINLEKHPDWHSVFDTNLDAKRIISDFEILLNIRIDIGNDLLFFDEIQSCPKAIASLRYFYEQIPELHVISAGSLLEFALEDIPFPVGRVQLLNMYPMSFVEYLEANGKYKAAELITAPPVKFSESIHNMLNNELRRYFFVGGMPECVKTYSITKNMKNIFDIQADLVHAYRQDFSKYAPYSDKRCLNSVLTSCSKKVGQQIKYSRLAEDFSNPTIKKAYNLLCTAQLIRKVSAASPAGVPLSATASELKFKTIMLDIGLMTYLSGLSLQTEYKKSDLLAVYKGALAEQFVGQEFIAAGQKELYYWSRNAKSSNAEVDYLLVKQNKIIPIEVKSGVSGSLKSLHLLLNTYKNCEDAYIFSDAQPDKIQEQKLMFLPLYYAYSSTTQNITI